The Terracoccus luteus genome includes a region encoding these proteins:
- the phoA gene encoding alkaline phosphatase: MSTRTRRRLLALVPATALAVAAVPAIAGSTTTDDTQAARQAVVGGKARSVILLIGDGMGDSEITIARNYQVGAAGRLAMDTLPLTGEYTTYAVTQGDPSRPDYVTDSAASGSGWATGTKTYNGAISVDAYGKPVTTVLERAKAAGYRTGDVTTAELQDATPAVLGAHVVSRDCKGPDAMAECPTNDKVNGGAGSIAEQLVQTRPDLMLGGGSAYFDQTVKAGRFRGLTVAQQAQVAGYQVVRTADDLAAASWRKPILGTFATGNMDLEWVGPTPTPANTPAQECAVNTARTATQPHLSDMADTAIKALDRQSAGQRKGFFLQIEGASIDKQDHAANPCGQIGETVEFDKAVKVALGYQRTHPDTLVVVTADHGHTSQIVEAGSTTTGVTATLTTHDGAPMTVSYATTAVPGSQQHTGTEVRIAAAGPQAANVLGVTNQTDLNTTMRRALGLL, from the coding sequence ATGTCCACACGCACCCGGCGCCGCCTGCTCGCGCTCGTCCCCGCCACGGCCCTCGCCGTCGCCGCCGTCCCCGCGATCGCCGGCAGCACCACCACCGACGACACCCAGGCAGCCCGGCAGGCCGTCGTCGGCGGCAAGGCCCGCAGCGTCATCCTGCTCATCGGCGACGGCATGGGCGACAGCGAGATCACGATCGCCCGCAACTACCAGGTCGGCGCGGCCGGCCGCCTCGCCATGGACACCCTGCCCCTCACCGGCGAGTACACGACCTACGCCGTGACCCAGGGCGACCCGAGCCGGCCCGACTACGTGACCGACTCCGCGGCATCCGGCAGCGGGTGGGCGACCGGGACGAAGACGTACAACGGCGCCATCTCCGTCGACGCGTACGGCAAGCCCGTCACGACGGTGCTCGAGCGCGCCAAGGCGGCCGGCTACCGCACCGGTGACGTCACGACGGCCGAGCTGCAGGACGCGACCCCCGCAGTGCTCGGTGCGCACGTCGTCAGCCGCGACTGCAAGGGGCCCGACGCCATGGCCGAGTGCCCGACGAACGACAAGGTCAACGGCGGCGCCGGCTCCATCGCCGAGCAGCTCGTGCAGACCCGCCCCGACCTCATGCTCGGCGGCGGCTCGGCCTACTTCGACCAGACCGTCAAGGCCGGGCGCTTCCGCGGGCTCACCGTCGCGCAGCAGGCCCAGGTCGCCGGCTACCAGGTCGTGCGCACCGCCGACGACCTCGCCGCGGCGAGCTGGCGCAAGCCGATCCTCGGCACCTTCGCCACCGGCAACATGGACCTCGAGTGGGTCGGCCCGACGCCGACCCCGGCCAACACGCCGGCGCAGGAGTGCGCGGTCAACACCGCCCGCACGGCCACCCAGCCGCACCTGAGCGACATGGCCGACACGGCGATCAAGGCCCTCGACCGGCAGAGCGCGGGGCAGCGCAAGGGCTTCTTCCTGCAGATCGAGGGCGCGTCGATCGACAAACAGGACCACGCGGCCAACCCGTGCGGCCAGATCGGCGAGACGGTCGAGTTCGACAAGGCCGTCAAGGTGGCGCTGGGCTACCAGCGCACCCACCCCGACACCCTCGTCGTCGTCACGGCCGACCACGGGCACACGAGCCAGATCGTCGAGGCCGGCTCGACGACGACCGGCGTCACCGCCACCCTCACGACCCACGACGGCGCGCCGATGACGGTCAGCTACGCGACCACGGCGGTCCCCGGGTCGCAGCAGCACACCGGCACCGAGGTCCGCATCGCGGCCGCGGGTCCGCAGGCGGCCAACGTGCTCGGCGTGACGAACCAGACCGACCTCAACACGACGATGCGCCGGGCCCTCGGCCTGCTCTGA
- a CDS encoding Nramp family divalent metal transporter, whose product MGDRAAGAPATSPTGIHRLGGTARAPRTLVPALLAAIAYVDPGNFGVNISSGSEHGYALVWVVVFASLSAMVIQYLAAKLGMVTGRSLAEHSAARYPGVGRVLLWAQAEVVVVMTDLAEIVGGAIALRLLFGVPLVVGAVVVTAFSLVVLALTVRGRSHFDSVVLVLLVVIVASLVWQVGVADVDSVALLRSVVPGPLEGSAALLAVGIVGATVMPHALHFHSAATRGTDTGREPQDARLDTAADAGGPGPRVGQAERLRAGRQTVRSVVVAMTVAGAANVSLVVFSAGLPGGSGASIDSAYAALQANAGQVAATVLAVALLASGLASTLVGVQTGDVVMEGFGRRPISPLVRRGLAVVPALAILGLGVAPTTALVWSQVVLSFALPGTLVPLLLFTRDPRLMGALANRRPTTAVAAVITAVIVGLCAYLVVSGG is encoded by the coding sequence ATGGGAGACAGAGCGGCGGGTGCGCCGGCGACCTCGCCGACCGGCATCCACCGGCTCGGCGGCACGGCGCGCGCCCCGCGGACCCTCGTCCCGGCGCTGCTCGCGGCCATCGCCTACGTCGACCCCGGCAACTTCGGCGTCAACATCAGCTCGGGCAGCGAGCACGGCTACGCGCTCGTCTGGGTCGTCGTCTTCGCCAGCCTGTCGGCGATGGTCATCCAGTACCTCGCGGCCAAGCTCGGGATGGTGACGGGGCGCAGCCTCGCCGAGCACAGCGCCGCGCGCTACCCGGGGGTCGGTCGGGTGCTGCTGTGGGCGCAGGCGGAGGTCGTCGTCGTCATGACCGACCTCGCCGAGATCGTCGGCGGGGCGATCGCGCTGCGGCTGCTCTTCGGCGTCCCCCTCGTCGTCGGCGCCGTGGTCGTCACCGCCTTCAGCCTCGTCGTACTCGCCCTCACGGTGCGCGGCCGCAGCCACTTCGACTCCGTCGTGCTCGTGCTGCTCGTCGTCATCGTCGCCTCGCTGGTGTGGCAGGTGGGGGTGGCCGACGTCGACAGCGTCGCCCTGCTGCGCTCGGTCGTGCCCGGTCCGCTCGAGGGCTCGGCCGCCCTGCTCGCCGTCGGCATCGTCGGCGCCACCGTCATGCCGCACGCCCTGCACTTCCACTCGGCCGCCACCCGTGGGACCGACACCGGGCGCGAGCCGCAGGACGCACGGCTCGACACGGCGGCGGATGCCGGTGGGCCCGGTCCGCGCGTCGGCCAGGCCGAGCGGCTGCGCGCCGGTCGCCAGACCGTGCGCAGCGTCGTCGTCGCGATGACCGTGGCGGGTGCGGCCAACGTCAGCCTCGTCGTGTTCTCCGCCGGCCTGCCGGGCGGGTCGGGGGCGAGCATCGACTCGGCCTACGCGGCCCTGCAGGCGAACGCCGGTCAGGTCGCGGCCACCGTGCTCGCCGTGGCCCTGCTCGCCTCCGGCCTGGCCTCGACGCTCGTCGGGGTGCAGACCGGCGACGTCGTCATGGAGGGCTTCGGCCGACGCCCGATCAGCCCGCTCGTGCGGCGTGGCCTCGCGGTCGTGCCCGCGCTCGCCATCCTCGGGCTGGGGGTCGCGCCGACGACAGCGCTCGTCTGGAGCCAGGTCGTGCTCTCGTTCGCCCTGCCCGGCACCCTCGTGCCGCTGCTGCTCTTCACCCGCGACCCGCGCCTCATGGGCGCGCTCGCCAACCGGCGCCCGACGACGGCCGTCGCCGCCGTCATCACCGCGGTCATCGTCGGGCTCTGCGCCTACCTCGTCGTCAGCGGCGGCTGA
- a CDS encoding acyl-CoA dehydrogenase family protein, which yields MTTSAGAPPSPPASRTLVPPVVTEAPALRELRLQVRGWLGEQVAAGVFVPHVDTWLTRWDRDFSRELGRRGWLGMVVPREYGGQGRTYVERFVVTEELLVAGAPVAAHWVAERQIGPTLLRHGTEEQKRAFLPGISRGELVFGIGMSEPDSGSDLASVRTRAERDVVEGRSGWRLTGTKVWTSGAHEADAFFALARSAPLDPADRHAGLSQFVVDLHDPAVEVRPIVSMNGEHHFNEVHLGGVFVPDDRVLGELGSGWRQVTGELAFERSGPERVLSTFPLLAAAAGATAAGRLPDDAGLGRLLARTAGLHHMSLAVAAALQQGDDADSAAAAVKVLGTTLEGDVAEHVDLLAGRTGRASGGDDELSRLLDAALLQRPGFTLRGGTNEVLRGVVARALGLR from the coding sequence ATGACGACGTCCGCCGGGGCGCCACCCTCGCCGCCCGCCTCGCGCACGCTCGTGCCGCCCGTCGTCACCGAGGCGCCGGCACTGCGCGAGCTGCGGCTGCAGGTGCGCGGCTGGCTGGGTGAGCAGGTCGCCGCCGGGGTGTTCGTGCCGCACGTCGACACCTGGCTCACCCGGTGGGACCGCGACTTCTCGCGCGAGCTGGGCCGGCGCGGCTGGCTCGGCATGGTCGTGCCTCGGGAGTACGGCGGTCAGGGGCGCACCTACGTCGAGCGGTTCGTCGTCACCGAGGAGCTGCTCGTGGCGGGGGCTCCCGTCGCCGCGCACTGGGTGGCCGAGCGACAGATCGGGCCGACGCTGCTGCGTCACGGCACGGAGGAGCAGAAGCGGGCGTTCCTGCCCGGTATCAGCCGCGGCGAGCTCGTGTTCGGCATCGGGATGAGCGAGCCCGACTCGGGCTCCGACCTCGCGAGCGTGCGCACCCGGGCCGAGCGTGACGTCGTCGAGGGCCGGTCCGGCTGGCGCCTGACCGGGACGAAGGTGTGGACCTCCGGCGCCCACGAGGCCGACGCCTTCTTCGCGCTGGCCCGGTCGGCGCCGCTCGACCCGGCAGACCGGCACGCCGGGCTCAGCCAGTTCGTCGTCGACCTGCACGACCCGGCGGTCGAGGTCCGGCCCATCGTGTCGATGAACGGCGAGCACCACTTCAACGAGGTGCACCTCGGCGGGGTCTTCGTGCCCGACGACCGGGTGCTCGGCGAGCTCGGGTCGGGCTGGCGCCAGGTGACGGGCGAGCTGGCCTTCGAGCGCAGCGGTCCGGAGCGCGTGCTCTCGACCTTCCCGTTGCTCGCCGCGGCGGCCGGGGCGACCGCCGCCGGTCGGCTGCCCGACGACGCCGGCCTCGGCCGGCTCCTCGCCCGCACCGCCGGGCTGCACCACATGTCGCTGGCCGTCGCCGCGGCGCTGCAGCAGGGCGACGACGCCGACAGCGCCGCGGCCGCGGTCAAGGTGCTCGGCACCACCCTCGAGGGCGACGTCGCGGAGCACGTCGACCTGCTGGCGGGCCGAACGGGCCGTGCTTCAGGTGGCGACGACGAGCTGTCGCGCCTGCTCGACGCCGCCCTGCTGCAGCGACCCGGGTTCACCCTGCGCGGCGGCACGAACGAGGTGCTGCGCGGCGTCGTGGCCCGCGCCCTGGGGCTGCGCTGA
- a CDS encoding acyl-CoA dehydrogenase family protein, whose amino-acid sequence MAVTPDPLADLADLAGLVGVAQADADVVRLLTDVLADRRAGGPRAVDGVTVDLDADLWSRLDGLGLTLLASPESAGGSGATWRELSALLGLAAGAAAPVPLAEHQLAAWLLERAGLPHDGALRVVARVDGGGSDRPGHSGRTAPTAHRVAWASAATSVVALVRVDGRCRVADVPVTDLTVSPGRDLAGQPCDTVRFAAADLAEGVVVDASVAQRLHLLEALARCAQVVGAMERVLELVLTHARQREQFGRPIGRFQAVQHLVADVAMETALARAATDAAVASACDAADHDGGRAGLDGRDDTGADDRRLEVDVAVAASCVGHASSVVVRAAHQVLGAMGTTAEHELHRLTRPVLVWRNVAGPVHEWDRRLTRLAAAAGRDGLWPLVTTDGPAPRPQPDGEDRHE is encoded by the coding sequence ATGGCCGTAACCCCGGACCCGCTCGCCGACCTCGCCGACCTCGCCGGCCTCGTCGGGGTGGCGCAGGCGGATGCCGACGTGGTGCGCCTGCTCACCGACGTCCTCGCGGACCGGCGGGCGGGCGGCCCCCGTGCGGTCGACGGGGTGACGGTCGACCTCGACGCCGACCTGTGGTCGCGGCTCGACGGGCTGGGCCTGACCCTCCTCGCCTCGCCCGAGAGCGCCGGGGGCAGCGGGGCGACGTGGCGCGAGCTGTCGGCCCTGCTCGGGCTCGCGGCCGGTGCGGCCGCTCCCGTGCCGCTGGCCGAGCACCAGCTGGCGGCCTGGCTGCTCGAGCGGGCGGGACTGCCGCACGACGGTGCCCTGCGCGTCGTGGCCCGGGTCGACGGCGGTGGCTCCGACCGGCCGGGGCACTCCGGGCGCACCGCGCCCACCGCGCACCGGGTGGCGTGGGCGTCCGCCGCGACGTCCGTCGTAGCCCTGGTCCGGGTCGACGGCAGGTGTCGGGTGGCCGACGTCCCGGTGACGGACCTGACGGTCTCGCCCGGCCGGGACCTGGCCGGACAGCCCTGTGACACGGTGCGCTTCGCGGCCGCCGACCTCGCCGAGGGGGTCGTCGTCGACGCGTCGGTGGCGCAGCGGCTGCACCTGCTCGAGGCGCTGGCGCGCTGCGCGCAGGTGGTCGGGGCGATGGAGCGCGTGCTCGAGCTCGTACTGACCCACGCGCGGCAGCGCGAACAGTTCGGCCGGCCCATCGGGCGGTTCCAGGCGGTGCAGCACCTCGTCGCCGACGTCGCCATGGAGACCGCGCTCGCCCGCGCCGCGACCGACGCCGCGGTCGCCTCCGCCTGTGACGCGGCCGACCACGACGGCGGCCGCGCCGGCCTCGACGGTCGTGACGACACGGGTGCCGACGACCGGCGCCTCGAGGTCGACGTCGCGGTGGCGGCGTCGTGTGTCGGCCACGCGTCGTCCGTGGTCGTGCGCGCCGCGCACCAGGTGCTCGGGGCGATGGGGACGACGGCTGAGCACGAGCTGCACCGGCTGACCCGACCGGTCCTGGTGTGGCGCAACGTCGCCGGCCCCGTGCACGAGTGGGACCGGCGCCTGACGCGGCTCGCCGCCGCTGCCGGTCGCGACGGTCTGTGGCCCCTCGTCACGACCGACGGCCCGGCACCACGACCCCAGCCCGACGGAGAGGACCGGCATGAGTGA
- a CDS encoding enoyl-CoA hydratase-related protein, which produces MSDEIGYAVQDGVAVLTLDAPARRNALTVAMARALADAARTAEADPSVGAVVITGGLNFCAGAARDVLAAAGADPVGDRSYRDLEDVYAAFTTVGGIGVPTVAAVRGAAVGAGLNLALSTDLRVVARTARLLPGFAQIGIHPGGGHFTLLQRVAGREAAAAMGLFGQEVDGERAVSLGLAWSWHEDADVEPAALAMASGVARDPDLARRVVTSFRRETAPGGVPWDVAVELEHAPQLWSLARRRAAATD; this is translated from the coding sequence ATGAGTGACGAGATCGGCTACGCGGTGCAGGACGGGGTCGCCGTCCTGACCCTCGACGCACCGGCGAGGCGCAACGCGCTGACGGTGGCGATGGCGCGGGCGCTCGCCGACGCGGCCCGCACGGCCGAGGCGGACCCCTCGGTGGGCGCCGTCGTCATCACCGGCGGTCTGAACTTCTGCGCCGGCGCCGCCCGCGACGTGCTGGCCGCCGCGGGTGCCGACCCGGTCGGTGACCGGTCGTACCGCGACCTCGAGGACGTCTACGCCGCCTTCACGACCGTCGGCGGCATCGGCGTGCCGACGGTCGCCGCGGTCCGTGGCGCGGCCGTCGGGGCGGGCCTCAACCTCGCCCTCTCGACCGACCTGCGGGTGGTCGCGCGCACCGCCCGGCTGCTGCCGGGGTTCGCGCAGATCGGCATCCACCCCGGTGGCGGCCACTTCACCCTGCTGCAGCGCGTCGCCGGTCGCGAGGCCGCGGCGGCGATGGGCCTCTTCGGCCAGGAGGTCGACGGTGAGCGGGCCGTCTCGCTCGGGCTGGCCTGGTCGTGGCACGAGGATGCCGACGTGGAGCCCGCCGCGCTCGCGATGGCCTCCGGGGTGGCCCGCGACCCCGACCTCGCCCGGCGGGTCGTGACGAGCTTCCGCCGCGAGACGGCCCCCGGTGGCGTGCCGTGGGACGTCGCCGTCGAGCTCGAGCACGCGCCCCAGCTGTGGTCCCTGGCCCGACGCCGCGCCGCGGCCACCGACTGA
- a CDS encoding MFS transporter — protein sequence MLATYRPLFEVPGARVFITGGMIARSAGAMFGVATVAMVAARRGSYELAGAVLAVGMVALALFAPVLGRLVDRYGQRRIAIPFFIWSGFWALMTVLTSLLDWPAWLLFITYPLMGAIPNLGTMARARWSHIFAHDPRRLHTAMSFEQVMEEVTFVIGPVLAVWLATTLFPEAGFVFAALCYGVGVVVFISARSTEPPVVPHHERPTLSAHRVPGLVPLAFIMVMTGAIFGTNQVVTLAVSEAAGAKDAAGPILALYAVGSALAGLWFGGRSHGRSLVKLLVTGTAGMVVLESPVLLAGENIGLLAFFMLFAGIATAPTLITVMNLIERITPKAQMTEGMTIVLTGLIVGIAAGSAVSGAVVDRVGASAGYGVAVVAGLFALLMALGTRQFLTRKDLAHLR from the coding sequence GTGCTGGCGACCTACCGACCTCTCTTCGAGGTGCCGGGGGCCCGCGTCTTCATCACAGGGGGAATGATCGCGCGCTCGGCGGGCGCGATGTTCGGGGTGGCGACCGTCGCGATGGTGGCGGCCCGGCGCGGCTCGTACGAGCTGGCCGGCGCGGTGCTCGCCGTCGGCATGGTGGCGCTCGCGCTCTTCGCACCGGTGCTCGGCCGGCTCGTCGACCGCTACGGCCAGCGGCGCATCGCCATCCCGTTCTTCATCTGGTCGGGCTTCTGGGCGCTCATGACGGTGCTCACCTCGCTGCTCGACTGGCCCGCGTGGCTGCTGTTCATCACCTACCCGCTCATGGGCGCCATCCCGAACCTCGGCACGATGGCGCGGGCGCGGTGGTCGCACATCTTCGCGCACGACCCGCGGCGGCTGCACACGGCGATGTCCTTCGAGCAGGTCATGGAGGAGGTCACCTTCGTCATCGGCCCGGTGCTCGCGGTGTGGCTGGCGACGACGCTCTTCCCCGAGGCCGGGTTCGTCTTCGCGGCGCTCTGCTACGGCGTCGGCGTCGTCGTCTTCATCTCGGCCCGCTCGACCGAGCCGCCCGTCGTGCCACACCACGAGCGGCCGACCCTCTCGGCCCACCGCGTCCCGGGGCTCGTGCCGCTCGCCTTCATCATGGTCATGACCGGCGCCATCTTCGGCACCAACCAGGTCGTCACCCTCGCCGTCTCGGAGGCGGCCGGGGCCAAGGACGCCGCCGGGCCGATCCTGGCCCTCTACGCCGTCGGGTCGGCGCTCGCCGGCCTGTGGTTCGGCGGCCGGTCGCACGGCCGCAGCCTCGTCAAGCTGCTCGTCACCGGCACCGCCGGGATGGTCGTGCTCGAGTCGCCGGTGCTGCTGGCGGGGGAGAACATCGGCCTGCTGGCCTTCTTCATGCTCTTCGCCGGCATCGCGACGGCGCCCACCCTCATCACGGTGATGAACCTCATCGAGCGCATCACGCCGAAGGCCCAGATGACCGAGGGCATGACCATCGTGCTCACCGGTCTCATCGTCGGTATCGCCGCCGGGTCGGCGGTCTCGGGCGCTGTCGTCGACCGGGTCGGCGCGTCGGCGGGCTACGGCGTGGCCGTCGTGGCCGGCCTCTTCGCCCTGCTCATGGCGCTCGGCACGCGGCAGTTCCTCACCCGCAAGGACCTCGCCCACCTGCGCTGA
- a CDS encoding aminotransferase class I/II-fold pyridoxal phosphate-dependent enzyme — translation MDVLDRVAVLRAQGRDVVSLCAGEPAGGAPTLVSEAAAAVHASRRPLTYTSALGTHELRAEIAAHYRRWYGLDLDPARVAVTTGSSGGFVLAFLAAFEAGDRVALARPGYPAYRNILRALGCEVVEVDCGPETRFQPTPEQLDAVERGGPLAGLVLASPANPTGTMVDRDELAALTTWCRDRGVRLVSDEIYHGVTYPEPGAATVDPRGVCALEGDPTAVVVSSFSKYWGMTGWRLGWLVLPEDLARPVDALAGNVALCPPAPAQYAAVAAFAEDSYRECDAAVAEFAATRALLLASADRLGWGPAAPPDGAFYYWADLGPQLGRWGGSAAYASALLEQAGVAVTPGGDFDDRTGGRYVRLSFAAGPSAVAEAVARIEAFHAAT, via the coding sequence ATGGACGTGCTCGACCGCGTCGCCGTCCTGCGGGCGCAGGGCCGCGACGTCGTGTCGCTCTGCGCCGGCGAGCCCGCGGGCGGGGCCCCGACGCTCGTGTCGGAGGCCGCGGCCGCCGTGCACGCCTCCCGGCGGCCACTGACCTACACGTCGGCCCTCGGCACCCACGAGCTGCGCGCCGAGATCGCGGCCCACTACCGGCGCTGGTACGGCCTCGACCTCGACCCGGCCCGCGTGGCCGTCACGACGGGCTCGTCGGGCGGCTTCGTGCTCGCCTTCCTCGCCGCCTTCGAGGCGGGCGACCGGGTCGCGCTGGCCCGGCCGGGCTACCCCGCCTACCGAAACATCCTGCGCGCCCTCGGCTGCGAGGTGGTCGAGGTCGACTGCGGCCCGGAGACCCGCTTCCAGCCCACCCCCGAGCAGCTGGATGCCGTGGAACGTGGCGGACCGCTCGCGGGCCTCGTGCTCGCCTCGCCCGCCAACCCGACGGGCACGATGGTCGACCGCGACGAGCTCGCGGCGCTCACGACCTGGTGCCGTGACCGGGGGGTGCGCCTCGTCAGCGACGAGATCTACCACGGCGTGACCTACCCGGAGCCGGGCGCCGCCACCGTCGACCCGCGCGGCGTCTGTGCGCTCGAGGGCGACCCGACGGCGGTCGTCGTCAGCTCGTTCTCGAAGTACTGGGGCATGACGGGGTGGCGGCTCGGCTGGCTCGTGCTCCCGGAGGACCTCGCCCGGCCGGTCGACGCCCTCGCCGGCAACGTCGCGCTGTGCCCGCCGGCCCCGGCCCAGTACGCGGCGGTGGCGGCCTTCGCCGAGGATTCGTACCGCGAGTGCGACGCCGCCGTGGCCGAGTTCGCCGCGACGCGGGCGCTGCTGCTGGCCAGCGCCGACCGTCTCGGCTGGGGCCCGGCGGCCCCGCCCGACGGCGCCTTCTACTACTGGGCCGACCTCGGCCCGCAGCTCGGGCGCTGGGGAGGGTCGGCCGCCTACGCGTCGGCCCTGCTCGAGCAGGCCGGCGTCGCCGTGACGCCCGGGGGCGACTTCGACGACCGCACCGGCGGCCGCTACGTGCGGCTCAGCTTCGCCGCCGGCCCGTCCGCCGTGGCCGAGGCGGTCGCCCGCATCGAGGCGTTCCACGCCGCCACGTAA
- a CDS encoding MFS transporter has product MRTKILILASAIGMLGWGTVLPYQYAYAANTRGWGALAAALASTLFSVGALVAAPIGGRLADRFDPVVVAVTAKLVAAVGVGGLVLADSPAAFFTGMFVFGLGLTAATPAASVLVLRWVRAEDRRKVFAYKFTAEAVGMAVGAFVAGQLVDLSRPDGMTWAFVAAGVGFALSAGLIYVAGVGAPSLADSELGATAGRSAGDAVDRVGVLDGLRRIFAVPALRWTALVTVTLALGFYAQFESGLPAYALTVLDVRESTIGLAAAVNCLVIVALQVVVVRLTAKRSAPSLLMVVGGIWTLSWVVLSVAQLEPAIASALFVTTFGIFAVGETMYAPVLNPLTASLAPAGMVGTTLGTFTAIQTTFSALGPLVAGALLGAGLANGFLVMHVVISLTAVYGAWRLRGALRRHGGATTRPTPEQDGHMDAGSRRPDAPVVAPAAA; this is encoded by the coding sequence GTGCGCACCAAGATCCTCATCCTCGCCTCCGCCATCGGCATGCTCGGCTGGGGCACCGTGCTGCCCTACCAGTACGCGTACGCGGCCAACACCCGCGGCTGGGGCGCCCTCGCGGCGGCCCTGGCCAGCACCCTGTTCTCGGTCGGGGCGCTCGTCGCCGCCCCCATCGGCGGCCGCCTCGCCGACCGCTTCGACCCGGTCGTCGTCGCGGTGACGGCCAAGCTCGTCGCGGCCGTCGGCGTGGGCGGCCTCGTGCTCGCCGACTCGCCGGCGGCCTTCTTCACCGGCATGTTCGTCTTCGGGCTCGGCCTCACGGCGGCCACCCCCGCGGCATCCGTGCTCGTGCTGCGCTGGGTGCGCGCCGAGGACCGTCGCAAGGTGTTCGCCTACAAGTTCACCGCCGAGGCGGTCGGCATGGCCGTGGGTGCGTTCGTCGCCGGGCAGCTCGTCGACCTCTCGCGCCCCGACGGCATGACGTGGGCCTTCGTCGCGGCGGGCGTGGGCTTCGCCCTGTCGGCCGGCCTCATCTATGTCGCCGGCGTCGGTGCGCCGTCGCTCGCCGACAGCGAGCTTGGGGCCACCGCCGGGCGGTCGGCCGGCGACGCCGTCGACCGCGTCGGCGTGCTCGACGGGCTGCGCCGCATCTTCGCGGTGCCCGCGCTGCGCTGGACCGCGCTCGTCACCGTCACCCTCGCCCTCGGCTTCTACGCCCAGTTCGAGTCGGGGCTGCCGGCGTACGCCCTCACCGTCCTCGACGTGCGCGAGTCGACCATCGGCCTCGCCGCCGCCGTCAACTGCCTCGTCATCGTCGCCCTGCAGGTCGTCGTCGTGCGCCTCACCGCCAAGCGCAGCGCCCCGTCGCTGCTCATGGTCGTCGGCGGCATCTGGACCCTGTCGTGGGTCGTGCTGTCGGTCGCCCAGCTCGAGCCGGCCATCGCCTCGGCCCTCTTCGTCACGACCTTCGGCATCTTCGCCGTGGGCGAGACGATGTACGCCCCGGTGCTCAACCCGCTGACGGCCAGCCTCGCGCCGGCCGGCATGGTCGGCACGACGCTCGGCACGTTCACCGCCATCCAGACGACGTTCTCGGCCCTCGGCCCGCTCGTCGCCGGGGCGCTGCTGGGCGCCGGCCTCGCGAACGGCTTCCTCGTCATGCACGTCGTCATCAGCCTCACCGCCGTCTACGGCGCGTGGCGGCTGCGGGGCGCGCTGCGCCGCCACGGCGGGGCGACCACCCGGCCGACGCCGGAGCAGGACGGGCACATGGATGCCGGGTCGCGGCGTCCCGACGCCCCGGTCGTCGCCCCGGCCGCCGCCTGA
- a CDS encoding MarR family winged helix-turn-helix transcriptional regulator, whose amino-acid sequence MAAARRRSIRDQHAQDVATYVAAGGEESVQRVITGLYAVTRKLDQWYQRQFVDLSLSQGEWAVLSALARAPEGCLTPSHLADRSSVAPSSMTHRLDKMSARGLLERRPDEANRTRTLVSLTDDGWALFSTAIREANVVESETLAALSDAERHELARLLEAVITGLDDSEG is encoded by the coding sequence ATGGCCGCTGCCCGTCGACGCTCGATCCGGGACCAGCACGCCCAGGACGTCGCCACCTACGTGGCCGCCGGTGGCGAGGAGTCGGTGCAGCGGGTCATCACCGGCCTCTACGCCGTCACGCGCAAGCTCGACCAGTGGTACCAGCGCCAGTTCGTCGACCTCAGCCTCAGCCAGGGGGAGTGGGCGGTGCTCTCGGCCCTGGCCCGCGCCCCCGAGGGGTGCCTGACGCCCAGCCACCTCGCCGACCGCTCGAGCGTCGCGCCCTCGTCGATGACGCACCGGCTCGACAAGATGAGCGCCCGGGGCCTGCTCGAACGACGCCCCGACGAGGCCAACCGCACCCGCACCCTCGTCTCGCTCACCGACGACGGGTGGGCCCTGTTCAGCACGGCCATCCGCGAGGCGAACGTCGTCGAGAGCGAGACCCTCGCCGCCCTGAGCGACGCCGAGCGGCACGAGCTGGCCCGGCTGCTCGAGGCGGTCATCACCGGACTCGACGACTCCGAGGGCTGA